The genomic stretch TGAATATTTGATTTATGTATATATGAGGCACCGTCTTCTGTCCGTTCATCTGAAACAAAGCCTCTTGGATCTCACGGCCGTGCTTTAGTTCATTCAATTTCAGCACCTTGATCTTACTAGCAGGCACTTTCATTTGGTCAAGCAATGTAACAATCGTCGCTTTACAGTAAGGGCACCATGTCTTTACGGCAACAAATACAGCGTTGTCATCTATCTGCTTCTTGACGTACCTCAGAGTCTCCTCAGTTACCACCACGGGTTCCTCCTTGTTCAGAATGAAATATATACCAAAGATTACCAGGGTAGATACAATAAGAATCACCTGTAAATAAAACTGCATCTGTACTAGTCCCGTCGCTCACTGTAGCACTTTCCCTTTGCTTCTCTCTGAGCTCCAGCGTCCCTAGGTATTACGATactgagaagaagagaaaaaaattgagtGCTATTGCAGCTTAAATAGAGTGATGGTCCCCTGGGTAAAGGGAGCACAGATACCGTACCTTGTAAGGGATACTCGGCAATCAGAGAGAAGTGTCTTTGACTGGGGCAAAAACTTACTTGCGATGTCCAAATACCCGACGGTAATGAGCTGTATGGAGGCGTTTGATGAGCTAACATCGTGCTACTCTATAGGTGGTCAATTTAGAAGTTACTATCGATACGGCGAGTTTAACCCCTGCCAAAAGCAGTTGGAGAAGCTGAATTTCTGTATGTTGCACGGAAGGAATCCTGTTAAAGTACAAGAATGGTACAGGGCGCGCatagaagaaaataatAAGCTGAAGGGGAGTTCCGATGCTGTTTGGAAGGAGCGAGGGTAGCtagaaaaagagaagaaaataaagaagGAAGAATGAACGCTTGTGAATAGAAAGATGGGGATTAATGACCAAAAAAGCGATGAATACGGTAACATGTTTTTGGGATTTTTGCTTATACTtacatatgtatatattAAGTTATAATagaatggaaaaaaaagttagTGAACCCAAACTCTCTCCGAATGCTAGAGAGATGGGATGGAGGAAAAGATAACTGATCCATGCGTACAGAATATTAGTTCTCGTTGCCCAACTTTGCAattcagaagaagaattcCTGTATCTTCCTACCGGTGGAgaggttcttcttctcttgctCTATCTCTGCAACCTCTTGCTTCAGGATATCTTCATCGAAAACTTTCCTGTGAGAGACCAAGTCGATCCTATGAGCTGGAATCCAAAACTTCCAGTCTCTTTTCCGGATTTTGTATCCAAAGTACAAAACCAGCAGAATAGGCATTGCCAGGTAGTTCTGGAAAAAGTTTCTAGCGTCCAACCCATTACCGCCAATGGGGGCAAGGGCGACCCAGAATTGGGCGATTAGGGCCAATATCAGCATAGTGGCTGCGTAAAGTGACCCATAGATCCCCACCTGGGATTTGAACCCAATTTCCCCCAGTGAATGGCCTTGAACTTTCAGAGCTCTTCTGAACCGCAGGTGAGAGATACAGATGGCCACCCAGGTGAAAAGTTGGGAGAGCCCGGAGATGGCCAATAACCAGGTGAATACTTGCTCCTCCTTAGGAGAGGCAGCACAGAAAGCGATGGTCATGAACAAGGTGGAGCACACCATTGCTACCAAAGGTCTGCCCCTTTTGTCGATGTACGTAAACATTTTTGGAGCGTAACCTTGTTGGGCCAATGAGTTCAATAGTCTGGAGCTTGAGTAGAAGGCGGAGTTCCCCACGGACAGTACGGAGAGCAGAATCACAGCATTGATGAAATGCGGTACCACTCTTACCCCATGGGATGCGACCGCCACGACGTAGGGCGAGGCCTTGGTCGCGTCTGATCCGGAACCCAACAAATAAGGTGAGTTGTAAGGGACTAGGAACCCGATTAAAGTGATGGAACTTAGAAACACGAACAAAATCCGGTAGATCATCATCTTTGCGGCCTTTGGAATGGCTTTGCGAGGGTTGGATTGTTCAGCGGCAGTCAAAGAGATAAACTCTGAGGCA from Huiozyma naganishii CBS 8797 chromosome 6, complete genome encodes the following:
- the GRX2 gene encoding dithiol glutaredoxin GRX2 (similar to Saccharomyces cerevisiae GRX1 (YCL035C) and GRX2 (YDR513W); ancestral locus Anc_1.38), yielding MQFYLQVILIVSTLVIFGIYFILNKEEPVVVTEETLRYVKKQIDDNAVFVAVKTWCPYCKATIVTLLDQMKVPASKIKVLKLNELKHGREIQEALFQMNGQKTVPHIYINQIFIGGNSDLEELRVSGKLRNLLGEVIEKDKK
- the EMI1 gene encoding Emi1p (similar to Saccharomyces cerevisiae EMI1 (YDR512C); ancestral locus Anc_1.41); translation: MVPWVKGAQIPYLVRDTRQSERSVFDWGKNLLAMSKYPTVMSCMEAFDELTSCYSIGGQFRSYYRYGEFNPCQKQLEKLNFCMLHGRNPVKVQEWYRARIEENNKLKGSSDAVWKERG